A genomic window from Chthoniobacterales bacterium includes:
- the ade gene encoding adenine deaminase, with product METADRRVISGQLVDLHRRTIFPAEIEIAAGRIADIREVAEAPRRYLLPGFVDAHVHIESSMLPPAEFARLAVVHGTVATVSDPHEIANVLGVAGIDFMLANAAESPFKFCFGAPPCVPATTFETAGATLGLSEVTELLARPGIGYLSEVMNWPGVLGGDPELLGKIAAAKAVGKPVDGHAPGLRGEDAARYAAAGIETDHECYSLPEALDKIAAGMWISIREGSAARNFAALEPLLRTHPAHCMLCTDDLHPNALVRGHLDRIVARAVAGGADVFDVLRCACVHPVLHYRLPVGLLRAGDPADFIVVEDLTDFRVTETWLDGVCVASGGASHLATIPVEAVNRFVATPVVAEDFARAESGLVNVIVAQDGELITGHDVAAVDAPDVLKIAVVNRYAAAPPAVGYIRGFGLTRGAIASSVAHDSHNIVAVGASDAALAAAVNAVIAARGGVAATDGEGTSRVLPLEIAGLMSTLPGEEVAARYEEVAAFARELGSSLRDPFMTLSFMALLVIPDLKMSDLGLFSGRKFEFVDVATSA from the coding sequence ATGGAAACCGCAGACCGGCGCGTGATTTCAGGTCAACTCGTGGACCTGCATCGGCGCACCATTTTCCCCGCCGAGATCGAGATTGCCGCCGGTCGCATTGCCGACATCCGCGAGGTTGCCGAGGCGCCGAGGCGGTATCTCCTGCCGGGCTTCGTCGACGCGCATGTGCACATCGAGAGCTCCATGCTGCCGCCCGCGGAGTTCGCACGCCTCGCGGTGGTGCACGGCACGGTCGCAACGGTGAGCGACCCGCATGAGATCGCGAACGTGCTCGGCGTGGCCGGCATCGACTTCATGCTCGCGAACGCGGCGGAATCGCCGTTCAAGTTCTGCTTCGGCGCGCCGCCGTGCGTGCCGGCGACGACGTTCGAGACCGCGGGCGCCACGCTCGGTCTCTCGGAGGTCACGGAACTGCTCGCGCGACCGGGCATCGGCTACCTGAGCGAGGTCATGAACTGGCCCGGCGTGCTGGGTGGCGATCCGGAGTTGCTCGGCAAGATCGCCGCGGCGAAAGCGGTCGGGAAGCCCGTGGACGGCCATGCACCCGGCCTGCGCGGGGAGGATGCCGCGCGTTACGCGGCCGCCGGCATCGAGACCGACCACGAGTGCTACAGCCTGCCCGAGGCGCTGGATAAGATCGCCGCTGGCATGTGGATTTCCATTCGGGAAGGCTCCGCCGCCCGCAACTTCGCCGCGCTGGAGCCTCTGCTGCGCACTCATCCCGCGCACTGCATGCTCTGCACGGACGACCTCCATCCAAACGCGCTCGTGCGCGGGCATCTCGATCGCATCGTGGCCCGCGCCGTGGCCGGCGGGGCGGACGTCTTCGACGTGCTGCGCTGCGCGTGCGTGCATCCCGTTTTGCATTACCGGCTGCCGGTGGGCTTGCTGCGAGCCGGCGATCCCGCCGACTTCATCGTGGTCGAGGATCTCACCGACTTCCGCGTCACGGAGACCTGGCTCGACGGCGTTTGCGTCGCGTCGGGCGGCGCTTCGCATCTGGCCACGATACCGGTCGAGGCCGTGAACCGCTTCGTGGCCACGCCGGTTGTCGCAGAGGACTTCGCGCGAGCGGAGTCGGGACTGGTGAATGTGATCGTCGCGCAGGATGGCGAGCTCATCACGGGACATGACGTGGCGGCGGTCGATGCGCCCGATGTGCTCAAGATCGCCGTCGTGAATCGCTACGCCGCGGCTCCACCCGCCGTGGGCTACATTCGCGGATTCGGCCTCACGCGTGGCGCCATTGCCTCCTCCGTGGCGCACGATTCCCACAATATCGTCGCGGTCGGCGCGTCCGACGCCGCGCTTGCCGCGGCGGTGAATGCCGTGATCGCGGCCAGGGGCGGCGTGGCCGCGACGGACGGCGAGGGGACGAGTCGCGTCCTGCCGCTCGAGATCGCCGGCCTCATGTCCACTCTGCCGGGCGAGGAGGTGGCAGCCCGTTACGAGGAAGTCGCCGCCTTCGCGCGGGAGCTGGGCTCCTCGCTCCGTGATCCGTTCATGACGCTGTCCTTCATGGCGCTGCTCGTCATTCCGGATCTGAAAATGAGCGATCTCGGCCTGTTTTCCGGCCGGAAGTTCGAGTTTGTCGACGTCGCCACGTCTGCATGA
- the xdhB gene encoding xanthine dehydrogenase molybdopterin binding subunit produces MSASRSSRVVRSDHFAVTVNGVRREVRGLSSQTTLLDWLRESGLTGTKEGCAEGDCGACTVALVDRDAAGRPTYRAVNSCIALLPMFADREVVTVEGLAKAGELHPAQACMVRNFGSQCGYCTPGFVMSMFEGAYRPGMDNPAAVADQLCGNLCRCTGYRPIRDAARELYANPCDDAFAARLRKPVPPPSELGYETKAGAFLRPTTLPELLALRAAHPEAVLVAGATEIGVEINKRARQIPLLISLEAIEALRECQADEAQWELGAAATLTQIEEALAGEYPSLTEMFPVFASRQIRNRATLGGNLVTASPIGDSAPVLLSLGASVRLVSARGERVVPLAAFFTGYRKTMLAPDEVMASVLIPRGLPAGVNSRRARFLKVSRRVEMDISIAAAAFCIDFDEAGTIRGGRLAFGGVAASPALASQAGDALIGRKLDDATVEAVADILAKTFSPITDARGTAEFRADLVVGLWRKFASNEPSEELPAVEAGARWDNDDRSRGLTHESAVGHVTGAAQYVEDIALRRGGMLTLWPVCAPFAHARIRRIDTSAAEAMPGVSAVLTAADVPGVNDVGCSRPDEILLADQTVEFHGHMVACVVGESEIACRAAAQAIVVDYEPLAPVLTIAAAIAAESYHTEANFIRRGDAVTALAAAPRKITGEFDLGGQEHFYLESHAAWAEVLPDDGVFVSSSTQHPTEIQIIVARVLGLQRNEVVVEAPRMGGGFGGKETQGNTWAALAAIASWKTGRPVRVQLDRDLDMQLTGKRHPFHAKFEIGFDAEGHVLAAKVELVSNGGWSLDLSMPITDRALFHLDNAYYLPAVEFSGRVAKTNLVSNTAFRGFGGPQGMLIIEEILDRVARSLGLRPEVVRDRNLYRGTGETNTTHYGQEIADNRIRTIWDGVLADSDYERRRAEVDAWNVAHPMRKRGLAITPVKFGISFTYTPYNQAGALLLAYVDGSVQVNHGGTEMGQGLHTKILGIAMRELGLPASRLRLMPTRTDKIPNTSATAASSGADLNGAAVRNACRELKARLRPLAAEMLDAPTDAEMILADGNVSFSHDPAHTIPFAELCDTAHRMRVSLSATGFYKTPEIHWDRAAGKGHPFYYYGCGAAVSEVEVDGWTGGHRVRRVDILHDVGESLNPSVDRGQIEGSFVQGMGWLTREELLWNAEGRLLTHSASTYAIPAYSDAPADFRVRLLPNAAQEGVVHGSKAVGEPPLMLAISVREAIRDAVAAFGTPGGPVELASPATGEAIHFAIRRRLPPR; encoded by the coding sequence ATGAGTGCCTCCCGTAGTTCGCGCGTTGTCCGTTCGGATCATTTTGCTGTCACGGTGAATGGCGTTCGTCGCGAGGTGCGGGGGCTGTCTTCGCAAACGACGTTGCTCGACTGGCTCCGCGAATCCGGCCTCACCGGCACGAAGGAAGGCTGCGCCGAGGGAGATTGTGGCGCGTGCACCGTTGCGCTCGTCGACCGGGACGCCGCGGGCCGACCGACCTACCGGGCGGTGAACAGCTGCATCGCGCTACTCCCGATGTTTGCCGATCGCGAGGTCGTCACGGTCGAGGGCCTCGCGAAAGCGGGCGAACTCCATCCCGCGCAGGCCTGCATGGTGCGCAACTTCGGCTCGCAATGCGGCTACTGCACGCCGGGCTTCGTCATGTCGATGTTCGAGGGCGCCTACCGTCCCGGAATGGACAATCCAGCCGCCGTTGCGGATCAACTCTGCGGCAACCTCTGCCGCTGCACCGGTTATCGACCGATCCGCGATGCCGCCCGCGAGCTTTACGCAAACCCCTGCGACGATGCCTTTGCCGCCCGCCTGCGGAAGCCCGTGCCGCCGCCCTCGGAGCTTGGTTACGAGACGAAGGCCGGCGCCTTTCTGCGACCGACCACGCTCCCGGAACTGCTCGCGTTGCGGGCCGCCCATCCGGAGGCCGTGCTTGTCGCCGGGGCCACCGAGATCGGCGTCGAGATCAACAAGCGCGCCCGACAGATTCCCCTCCTGATTTCTCTCGAAGCCATCGAGGCCCTCCGCGAATGCCAGGCCGACGAGGCGCAGTGGGAACTCGGCGCTGCCGCGACGCTTACACAGATCGAGGAGGCGCTGGCCGGCGAATATCCCTCGCTCACGGAGATGTTTCCCGTCTTCGCATCGCGCCAGATTCGGAATCGCGCCACTCTCGGCGGCAATCTCGTGACCGCTTCGCCGATCGGTGACAGCGCGCCGGTGCTGCTCTCGCTCGGTGCTTCCGTTCGGCTCGTTTCCGCTCGCGGGGAACGCGTGGTCCCGCTCGCCGCGTTCTTCACCGGCTATCGCAAAACCATGCTCGCGCCCGACGAAGTGATGGCGTCGGTCCTGATCCCGCGGGGCCTGCCCGCGGGCGTGAATTCCCGCCGGGCCCGTTTCCTGAAGGTCTCCAGGCGCGTCGAGATGGACATCAGCATTGCGGCCGCGGCGTTTTGCATCGATTTCGACGAAGCCGGGACCATTCGGGGGGGGCGTCTCGCGTTTGGCGGCGTGGCTGCCAGTCCCGCGCTCGCGTCTCAGGCGGGCGACGCGTTGATCGGCCGCAAACTCGATGACGCAACCGTTGAAGCCGTCGCCGACATTCTCGCGAAAACCTTTTCCCCGATCACCGATGCCCGCGGCACCGCGGAGTTTCGCGCGGATCTCGTCGTCGGTCTCTGGCGGAAATTCGCTTCGAACGAACCCTCGGAAGAACTGCCCGCGGTAGAGGCCGGGGCACGCTGGGACAACGACGATCGCTCGCGTGGCCTCACGCACGAGAGCGCCGTCGGCCACGTCACCGGTGCCGCGCAATACGTCGAGGACATCGCGCTGCGTCGCGGGGGAATGCTCACGCTCTGGCCGGTGTGCGCGCCCTTCGCTCACGCGCGCATTCGCCGAATCGATACCTCTGCGGCCGAGGCCATGCCCGGCGTCTCTGCGGTGCTCACCGCGGCCGACGTTCCGGGCGTTAACGATGTCGGCTGCTCTCGCCCGGACGAAATCCTCCTCGCGGATCAGACCGTGGAATTCCACGGCCACATGGTCGCGTGCGTCGTCGGAGAATCCGAGATCGCCTGCCGTGCCGCCGCGCAGGCCATCGTCGTCGACTACGAGCCGCTTGCCCCGGTGCTCACGATTGCCGCCGCGATCGCGGCGGAGAGCTACCACACGGAGGCGAACTTCATCCGGCGCGGCGACGCCGTTACCGCGTTGGCGGCGGCTCCGCGGAAGATCACCGGCGAGTTCGATCTCGGCGGGCAGGAGCATTTCTACCTCGAGTCGCACGCCGCCTGGGCCGAGGTGCTTCCGGACGACGGTGTGTTCGTCAGCAGTTCCACCCAGCATCCGACCGAGATCCAGATCATCGTCGCGCGGGTACTCGGCCTGCAGCGCAATGAAGTCGTCGTCGAAGCGCCGCGCATGGGCGGGGGATTCGGCGGCAAGGAAACGCAGGGGAACACGTGGGCCGCGCTGGCCGCAATCGCTTCGTGGAAGACGGGCCGTCCGGTTCGCGTGCAGCTCGATCGCGATCTCGACATGCAGCTCACGGGCAAGCGGCACCCGTTTCACGCGAAGTTCGAGATCGGCTTCGACGCCGAGGGCCACGTGCTTGCTGCGAAGGTCGAGCTGGTCTCGAACGGCGGCTGGTCGCTCGACCTTTCCATGCCGATCACCGATCGCGCGCTCTTCCATCTCGATAACGCCTACTATCTCCCGGCGGTGGAGTTCTCCGGCCGCGTCGCGAAGACCAATCTCGTCTCGAACACCGCCTTTCGCGGCTTCGGCGGGCCGCAGGGCATGCTGATCATCGAGGAGATCCTCGACCGCGTCGCCCGGTCGCTCGGCCTCCGCCCGGAGGTCGTGCGCGATCGCAATCTCTACCGGGGAACTGGGGAAACGAACACGACGCACTACGGCCAGGAAATCGCCGACAATCGCATTCGCACGATCTGGGACGGCGTGCTCGCGGATTCCGATTACGAGCGCCGGCGCGCGGAGGTCGATGCCTGGAATGTGGCGCACCCGATGCGCAAGCGCGGGCTTGCCATCACGCCCGTCAAGTTCGGCATTTCCTTCACCTACACGCCCTACAACCAGGCCGGGGCGCTCCTGCTTGCCTACGTCGACGGCAGCGTGCAGGTGAACCACGGCGGCACCGAGATGGGGCAGGGGCTCCACACCAAGATCCTCGGCATCGCCATGCGCGAGCTCGGCCTGCCCGCCAGCCGGCTGCGGCTGATGCCCACGCGCACCGACAAGATTCCCAACACGTCGGCGACCGCCGCGTCGAGCGGAGCGGACCTCAACGGCGCGGCCGTGCGCAACGCCTGTCGCGAGTTGAAGGCGCGCCTGCGCCCGCTCGCCGCCGAGATGCTCGATGCGCCCACCGATGCGGAAATGATCCTCGCCGACGGCAACGTGAGTTTTTCGCACGATCCGGCGCACACGATCCCGTTCGCCGAGCTTTGCGACACCGCCCACCGCATGCGCGTGTCGCTCTCGGCCACGGGATTCTACAAGACGCCCGAGATTCACTGGGACCGCGCCGCCGGCAAGGGACATCCGTTCTACTACTACGGCTGCGGAGCAGCGGTCAGCGAAGTGGAGGTCGATGGCTGGACCGGCGGCCATCGCGTGCGCCGGGTGGATATCCTTCACGACGTCGGCGAATCGCTGAATCCGAGCGTCGATCGCGGCCAGATCGAGGGCAGCTTCGTGCAGGGCATGGGCTGGCTGACGCGCGAGGAGTTGCTCTGGAATGCCGAGGGACGACTGCTCACGCACAGCGCCAGCACCTACGCGATTCCCGCCTACAGCGATGCGCCGGCCGACTTCCGCGTGCGTCTGCTGCCGAATGCCGCGCAGGAGGGCGTCGTCCATGGCAGCAAGGCCGTCGGCGAGCCACCGCTCATGCTTGCGATCTCGGTGCGCGAGGCGATTCGCGATGCGGTGGCCGCCTTCGGAACGCCCGGCGGCCCGGTCGAACTGGCCTCGCCCGCGACCGGCGAGGCGATCCATTTCGCGATCCGGCGACGCTTGCCGCCGCGCTGA
- the dnaE gene encoding DNA polymerase III subunit alpha, translated as MAHAPFVHLHLHTEYSLLDGAIRTKDLMKRAREYGMPAVAMTDHGNLFGAVEFYQAAEKQGVKPIIGCEVYVAPGSMHERKASSAKEASYHFTLLAENDEGYRNLVKLVSAAHLEGFYYKPRVDKELLAKHSAGLIALSGCLKGEANQWLIQGQPQKARETIAGYRDIFGAENFFVELHDHGIDAQLRCNPELVKFAREFDLGLVAANDVHFLDRSHHEAHDVMICIGTGSMVHDEKRMHYVPELYFKNGDEMAAIFRELPEACANTVRIAERCTMKMEFGKPKYPDYEPPAGKGRMEYLRELCFKGLSERYGERAENDPVVRERLEYELGVIEKTGFVSYFLIVWDFIAYAKQRDIPVGPGRGSAAGSLIAYVLEITDLDPLAYGLIFERFLNPERISPPDIDVDFCMDRRGEVIEYVRRKYGERAVSQIVTFGTLGAKSVVRDVNRVLGNSYGDGDRLAKMIPNELNIDLKGAAEKNPELKTAIENEPSTKQVWDYALTLEGLSRNLGTHAAGVVIGDRELDEYIPLCRGKEEEVVTQYAMGPLTDLGMLKMDFLGLKTLTVIHEAVLLIHQHSPDFDLRQIPIDDPATFALLNSGEVAGVFQIDGGMKTWCKSFDFQSINDIIALNALYRPGPMQFIPDYIERKKGAQKVEYPHPLLEQVAGETYGILIYQEQVQRAANVLAGYSLGQADLLRRAMGKKDAEKMAKERVVFVKGCAEVNNIPEKQANAIFDLLEKFAQYGFNKSHSAAYGLISYQTAYLKAHYPVEFMCGLMSADSDNTEKLAVMLAECKRMGTTILQPDVNESGFKFTPVLTANPPAIRFGLAAIKNVGTGPMEAAIAERAKNGPYKSMEDFCTRLDSRAVNRKLMESLVKCGAFDCFDKNRARLFSQIEEVMAAASSVQKDRASGQASMFDVFEASTPKTARRKTPEAEVEPWSQLETLGYEKELLGFYVTGHPLDTYAGHFDSAKYTRITDVLEMTESGSVKMAGIIRSADNKFSREGKPFCAFVLEDLSGGSLEMTVWDEAATKNAEFLKAEKVVSVSARVNKREDNLRVYVNSLQELKPRKSRSAVALRFAAPKLTGGDLERIAESIRKFPGARPVQLGFVRPDGNCLEVLAGEEFAVGDERALRAELVDLLLPG; from the coding sequence GTGGCCCACGCTCCCTTCGTTCACCTCCATCTGCATACGGAATATTCGCTCCTCGACGGGGCCATTCGCACGAAGGACCTGATGAAGCGGGCCAGGGAATACGGCATGCCCGCGGTGGCCATGACCGACCACGGCAACCTCTTCGGAGCGGTCGAATTTTATCAGGCGGCGGAAAAGCAGGGCGTGAAGCCGATCATCGGCTGCGAGGTCTACGTCGCGCCGGGTTCCATGCATGAGCGGAAGGCGTCCTCCGCGAAGGAAGCCTCCTACCATTTCACGCTGCTGGCCGAGAACGACGAGGGCTATCGCAACCTCGTGAAACTCGTCTCCGCGGCGCATCTCGAGGGATTCTACTACAAGCCGCGCGTCGACAAGGAGCTCCTGGCAAAGCATTCCGCGGGCCTCATCGCGCTCTCGGGCTGCCTCAAGGGCGAGGCCAACCAATGGCTCATCCAGGGGCAGCCGCAGAAGGCGCGCGAGACCATCGCCGGCTACCGCGACATCTTCGGCGCGGAGAATTTCTTCGTCGAGTTGCACGATCACGGCATCGACGCGCAGCTCCGCTGCAACCCCGAGCTGGTGAAGTTTGCCCGGGAGTTCGACCTCGGTCTCGTCGCGGCCAACGACGTCCATTTTCTCGACCGCTCCCACCACGAGGCCCACGACGTGATGATCTGCATCGGCACCGGCTCGATGGTGCATGACGAGAAGCGCATGCATTACGTGCCGGAGCTGTATTTCAAGAACGGCGACGAAATGGCCGCCATCTTCCGCGAGTTACCCGAGGCCTGCGCGAATACCGTGCGCATCGCGGAGCGCTGCACGATGAAGATGGAATTCGGGAAGCCGAAGTATCCCGACTACGAGCCGCCCGCCGGCAAGGGTCGCATGGAATACCTCCGCGAGCTTTGTTTCAAGGGCCTCTCCGAGCGGTATGGCGAGCGGGCGGAGAACGACCCCGTCGTGCGCGAACGTCTCGAATACGAACTCGGCGTCATCGAAAAGACCGGCTTCGTGAGCTACTTCCTCATCGTGTGGGACTTCATCGCCTACGCGAAGCAGCGCGACATTCCCGTGGGGCCGGGCCGCGGATCGGCCGCCGGTTCCCTCATCGCCTACGTGCTCGAGATCACGGATCTCGACCCGTTGGCCTACGGCCTGATCTTCGAACGCTTCCTGAATCCCGAGCGCATCAGCCCGCCGGATATCGACGTCGATTTCTGCATGGATCGCCGCGGCGAGGTGATCGAATACGTGCGCCGCAAATACGGCGAACGTGCCGTCTCGCAGATCGTGACGTTCGGAACGCTTGGCGCGAAGTCCGTCGTGCGCGACGTGAATCGCGTGCTGGGCAACAGCTACGGTGACGGGGATCGGCTCGCGAAGATGATCCCGAACGAGCTGAACATCGACCTGAAGGGCGCCGCGGAGAAGAATCCCGAGCTGAAGACGGCGATCGAGAACGAGCCCTCGACGAAGCAGGTGTGGGACTACGCGCTCACGCTCGAGGGCCTCAGCCGGAATCTCGGCACGCACGCCGCCGGCGTCGTGATCGGCGACCGCGAGCTCGACGAATACATCCCGCTCTGCCGCGGAAAGGAGGAGGAAGTCGTCACCCAATACGCGATGGGGCCGCTCACCGACCTCGGCATGCTCAAGATGGACTTCCTCGGGCTGAAGACGCTCACCGTCATTCACGAGGCCGTCCTGCTTATTCACCAGCATTCGCCCGATTTCGACCTGCGCCAGATCCCGATCGACGATCCCGCGACCTTCGCGCTGCTGAATTCCGGCGAGGTGGCCGGCGTGTTCCAGATCGACGGTGGCATGAAGACGTGGTGCAAGTCGTTCGACTTCCAGTCGATCAACGACATCATTGCGCTGAACGCCCTGTATCGTCCGGGCCCGATGCAGTTCATTCCCGACTACATCGAGCGCAAAAAGGGTGCGCAGAAGGTCGAGTATCCGCACCCGCTGCTCGAGCAGGTCGCCGGGGAGACCTACGGCATTCTGATCTACCAGGAGCAGGTGCAGCGCGCCGCGAACGTCCTCGCCGGCTACTCGCTCGGCCAGGCGGATCTGCTCCGCCGCGCGATGGGTAAGAAGGACGCCGAGAAGATGGCCAAGGAGCGCGTCGTCTTCGTGAAGGGCTGCGCCGAGGTGAACAACATCCCCGAGAAGCAGGCGAACGCGATCTTCGACTTGCTCGAAAAGTTCGCCCAATACGGCTTCAACAAGTCCCACTCCGCGGCCTACGGGCTCATCAGCTACCAGACGGCGTATCTCAAGGCGCACTACCCGGTGGAGTTCATGTGCGGCCTGATGAGCGCCGACTCCGACAACACCGAAAAACTCGCCGTCATGCTCGCGGAGTGCAAACGCATGGGCACGACGATCCTGCAGCCCGATGTGAACGAGAGCGGCTTCAAGTTCACGCCCGTGCTCACGGCGAATCCGCCGGCGATTCGCTTTGGCCTGGCGGCAATCAAGAACGTCGGCACCGGTCCGATGGAGGCCGCCATCGCCGAGCGCGCGAAGAACGGCCCCTACAAGTCGATGGAGGATTTCTGCACCCGCCTCGATTCCCGCGCCGTGAATCGCAAGCTCATGGAGAGCCTCGTGAAATGCGGCGCCTTCGATTGCTTCGACAAGAATCGCGCCCGGCTTTTCTCGCAGATCGAGGAGGTGATGGCCGCCGCCAGCAGCGTGCAGAAGGATCGCGCGAGCGGGCAGGCCTCGATGTTCGACGTCTTCGAGGCCAGCACGCCGAAGACGGCCCGTCGCAAGACGCCGGAGGCCGAGGTCGAGCCGTGGTCGCAGCTCGAGACGCTCGGCTACGAGAAGGAGCTGCTCGGCTTTTACGTCACCGGCCATCCGCTGGATACCTACGCCGGCCACTTTGACAGCGCGAAATACACGCGCATCACCGACGTGCTCGAGATGACGGAATCCGGCAGCGTGAAGATGGCCGGCATCATTCGCAGCGCGGACAACAAGTTCAGCCGCGAGGGCAAGCCGTTCTGCGCCTTCGTGCTTGAGGATCTCAGCGGCGGCTCGCTGGAAATGACCGTCTGGGACGAGGCCGCGACGAAGAACGCCGAATTCCTCAAGGCCGAGAAGGTCGTGTCGGTGAGCGCCCGCGTGAACAAGCGAGAGGACAACCTCCGCGTCTACGTGAACTCGCTGCAGGAGCTGAAGCCCCGCAAGTCTCGCAGCGCTGTCGCCCTGCGCTTCGCAGCGCCCAAGCTGACGGGGGGCGACCTCGAGCGCATCGCGGAATCCATCCGCAAATTTCCCGGCGCCCGCCCGGTGCAGCTCGGCTTCGTCCGCCCGGACGGGAATTGCCTGGAAGTGCTCGCCGGCGAGGAATTCGCCGTCGGCGACGAACGCGCGCTGCGGGCAGAATTGGTCGACCTGCTGCTGCCCGGGTAA
- a CDS encoding class I SAM-dependent methyltransferase: MTTPEPLADYNRKFYDQLWDHAHVIDASHFNTWPLVQRLLPECPVRLEIGPGLRPRLPLEGTEFVDLSEAAVRKLRAAGGRAVVGSATALPAADATYDLVCALDIIEHVADPAVALREITRVIRPGGRLLLSVPLHPGRWTSFDRTVGHSRRFEPAELVDLLSAHAVTIESSAVYGMQPQSSLLLDFAMGCLDRHRRLSMWFYSHLFMPWALRWQSDLEFALDFSETATADEVLIVGRKSPAEVLK, translated from the coding sequence ATGACCACTCCCGAGCCACTGGCCGACTACAACCGGAAGTTCTACGACCAGTTGTGGGATCATGCGCACGTGATCGATGCGTCGCATTTCAACACGTGGCCGCTCGTCCAGCGGCTGCTTCCGGAATGCCCGGTCCGGCTCGAGATCGGCCCCGGCCTCCGACCCCGGCTCCCGCTCGAGGGCACGGAATTCGTCGACCTCAGCGAGGCGGCGGTGCGTAAACTTCGCGCTGCGGGCGGCCGCGCTGTCGTCGGATCCGCCACGGCTCTGCCCGCGGCGGACGCGACTTACGATCTCGTCTGCGCGCTCGACATCATCGAGCACGTCGCCGATCCCGCCGTGGCGCTGCGCGAGATCACGCGGGTGATCCGGCCGGGCGGGCGTCTCTTGCTCTCGGTGCCGCTGCATCCGGGCCGCTGGACGAGTTTCGATCGCACCGTTGGCCATTCCCGCCGATTCGAACCCGCCGAACTCGTGGACCTCCTCTCCGCGCATGCGGTGACGATCGAATCCAGCGCCGTCTACGGGATGCAGCCGCAGTCGTCGTTGCTGCTCGATTTTGCCATGGGCTGCCTCGACCGGCACCGGCGGCTCTCCATGTGGTTCTACTCGCACCTGTTCATGCCTTGGGCCCTTCGGTGGCAATCCGACCTGGAATTCGCGCTCGATTTCTCCGAAACGGCGACCGCCGACGAGGTGTTGATCGTGGGGCGAAAATCGCCCGCCGAGGTCCTGAAATAG
- a CDS encoding ABC transporter permease, with protein sequence MDSRAPLTGGQRLARNPTARVCGVILGLLALSAFVGPLFFPASYALPSALQYAPPSWTHPFGTDLNGRDLLLRVLMGTRVSLVVGICGALVSLFIGTAYGLVAGYAGGRIDGAMMRLVDILYSIPRLIFILVLINAFNRSLQNFASAHGWQDLVDYSSIVILVFALGIIEWLTMARIVRGQVLALKSRQFVTAAQALGQSHFRILVRHLLPNLLGVIIIYLTLTIPAVIIDESFLSFLGLGIQAPHASLGSLLSDGVAAINPVRNLSWMIVFPSLAMALILLALNFLGDALRDALDPRR encoded by the coding sequence ATGGATAGTCGCGCGCCCCTCACCGGCGGCCAGCGCCTTGCCCGCAATCCCACCGCGCGCGTCTGCGGCGTCATCCTCGGCCTGCTCGCCCTCTCCGCCTTTGTCGGCCCGCTCTTTTTCCCCGCGAGCTACGCCCTGCCCAGCGCGCTCCAATACGCTCCGCCGTCGTGGACTCACCCCTTCGGCACCGATCTCAACGGCCGCGATCTCCTCCTCCGCGTGCTCATGGGCACCCGCGTCTCGCTTGTCGTTGGCATCTGCGGCGCGCTCGTCAGCCTCTTCATCGGCACCGCCTACGGCCTCGTCGCCGGTTACGCCGGCGGGCGCATCGATGGCGCGATGATGCGCCTCGTCGACATCCTCTACTCCATCCCGCGCCTCATCTTCATCCTCGTCCTCATCAACGCCTTCAACCGCTCCCTGCAAAACTTCGCCTCCGCCCACGGCTGGCAGGACCTCGTCGACTACTCGAGCATCGTCATCCTCGTCTTCGCCCTCGGCATCATCGAATGGCTCACTATGGCCCGCATCGTCCGCGGCCAGGTGCTCGCCTTGAAGAGCCGGCAATTCGTCACCGCCGCGCAGGCCCTCGGCCAGTCCCACTTTCGCATCCTCGTGCGCCATCTCCTGCCGAACCTCCTCGGCGTCATCATCATCTACCTCACGCTCACCATCCCCGCCGTCATCATCGACGAATCCTTCCTCAGCTTCCTCGGCCTCGGCATCCAGGCGCCGCACGCCAGTCTCGGCTCGCTCCTCTCCGACGGCGTCGCCGCCATCAATCCCGTCCGCAATCTCTCCTGGATGATCGTGTTCCCCTCGCTCGCCATGGCGCTCATTCTCCTGGCGCTGAACTTCCTTGGCGACGCCCTCCGCGACGCCCTCGACCCGCGGCGCTAG